In Candidatus Alcyoniella australis, the genomic window CTGCTCGGGCAGCTCAAGCTGGAGGCTGACGATGCTCGCTAACATGGCCGAGGGCCTGGTGTTCTTCGGGTTCTACTCCGTGCTGGGCCTTGGCGTGCTCGGAGTGCTCTGGTGAGCTGAGAGCGCGCTCCGCTTGCTCGATCGCCTCCTGGAGCGGCCATGAGCAAACAGAGCTGCGGTGCCAAGTGCGAGGTCTACTCGCGCGTGGTCGGCTACTACCGACCGGTGCAGCAGTGGAATCCCGGGAAGCAAACAGAGTTCGCGCAACGCAGCGTGTTCGACCAGCGCGGACCCGCATCCGGCAGCCGACGCCAATATCCAAAACCGCATGATCCCACGCCCGGCGACCTGGACCTGAGCACCGTGCCCCTGAAAATGCTGCGAAAGCCCGAGGTCTCTGATGTGTAAGAAAGGGCTTACCACTTGGGTATGGGTACATGTCCTTGCGATTGGGGGTGATGGCCCCCCTGGTATTTGCCAGATCGATCAATGTATCGCCCCCATCGTAGCCGCGCTCAATGATGGCGGAATTGCTACGGCCTACTCGTGCTGCGGGCACGGAGAGAGCGCCCCGTTCATCCGTCTCGCAGACGGTCGAACATTAGCGATTGTAGATGATCTAAGTGAACTCCAGTTCTGGCCGAAAGGGAGGCCCCTGCCATGACCGCCGGAGAGTGGGCGATGCTGACCTCGGGCCTGGCCGAGATCAAGCACCTGCTCGAGGAGTTCTTCCGCGACGAGTCCGTACCCCGGCCCCTGACCTTTGTCATCGAGAAAGCCAAGGAATGAACGCGCACCCGCACCGGGCTGCCGATCCGTTGTCCCCCGCTCAGCTCCGGGCGATATGGGCCAAGGCCCACGCCCTCGGCCTGGACGAGGAGCTGTTGCGCGATGTGGTCGAGGCTGAGACCGGCGGCCGGTCAATCTCCAGCTTGTCCCGTGACCAGGCCTCGGGTGTGCTGAACCGGCTGGGCCAGGAGCGTGCTCCGCGCCGTCGCCGTAGCCGGAAGCGCGGAGATCCCGGCGCGCTGATCACCAGGGAGCAGGCCCAAACCATTGAGCACAATTACGAGGACCTCTGCTGGCAACAACAGGCGCGTGCCTCGTTCAACAAGCGCATGTGCGGCAAGCCCTGGCCTCAGACCGTGGCCGAGGCGCAGAAGATCATCGAGGCTCAGCGGGCCATGCTCGCCCGCAAACAGCCCAAG contains:
- a CDS encoding DUF1018 domain-containing protein, producing MNAHPHRAADPLSPAQLRAIWAKAHALGLDEELLRDVVEAETGGRSISSLSRDQASGVLNRLGQERAPRRRRSRKRGDPGALITREQAQTIEHNYEDLCWQQQARASFNKRMCGKPWPQTVAEAQKIIEAQRAMLARKQPKTKLIEQLDQRRAKLTDWEQRFVNTVRGKRRLSSGQAAKLREIHAARVGGDHARP
- the nrdD gene encoding anaerobic ribonucleoside-triphosphate reductase, producing the protein MSKQSCGAKCEVYSRVVGYYRPVQQWNPGKQTEFAQRSVFDQRGPASGSRRQYPKPHDPTPGDLDLSTVPLKMLRKPEVSDV